The Lichenihabitans psoromatis genome contains a region encoding:
- a CDS encoding tyrosine-type recombinase/integrase — protein MSTFLTRRDGWWHFARRVPEPFTGLDKRGIVKQSTKVRVADDPRGIRAGKVAGQINAELEIYWRALSDGRSAEAAVRYEAARLRSRQLGFDYTPAEQLAERPMRELATRLQSFLTIEQKEGGSAAASLLGGVPVPQIQLSNLFAEFEKLSRAGNNDFSPDQLRKWRNPKLRAIANLMAKIGDKPIDQVTRGDTLDFQGWWQDRVLAEKIDIGTANKDIGHLNKMFRTVDQKHRLGLAAVFGQLRIEGEETGSRSAFATGFIQDQLLANGALDALNSEARRALYLIAETGLRLSEAVNLTSDTIHLDADIPHVQVRPDNRRMKTRQSERDIPLVGVALAAMQAQPIGFPRYRDKAAGLSALVNKVLGSHQLRPTSSHSLYSLRHSFEDRLTAVEAPEKLIAALMGHKYLRPKYGSGPSLEQKREWLRRIAFTPPASV, from the coding sequence ATGAGCACCTTTTTGACGCGGCGCGATGGCTGGTGGCACTTTGCACGCCGTGTGCCCGAACCGTTCACCGGGTTGGACAAAAGAGGCATCGTCAAGCAATCCACCAAAGTACGTGTGGCTGACGACCCACGCGGGATCAGGGCCGGTAAGGTGGCTGGCCAAATCAACGCCGAGCTCGAGATCTACTGGCGCGCGCTATCTGATGGACGGTCGGCCGAAGCTGCTGTCCGTTATGAGGCAGCGAGGCTGCGTAGCCGGCAACTCGGTTTCGATTACACTCCCGCGGAGCAGCTTGCAGAACGCCCGATGCGAGAGCTCGCAACGAGGCTCCAATCGTTCCTGACGATCGAGCAGAAGGAAGGCGGATCGGCTGCCGCATCGCTGCTGGGCGGTGTCCCCGTCCCGCAAATACAGCTCTCTAACCTCTTCGCGGAGTTTGAGAAGCTCTCCCGCGCCGGCAATAACGACTTTTCGCCCGATCAGCTTCGAAAATGGCGAAATCCGAAGCTTCGCGCCATCGCCAACCTGATGGCGAAGATCGGCGATAAACCGATCGACCAGGTCACTCGAGGCGACACGCTCGACTTTCAGGGATGGTGGCAGGATCGGGTGCTCGCGGAAAAGATCGATATCGGCACGGCCAACAAAGATATCGGACACCTCAACAAGATGTTCAGGACCGTTGATCAAAAACATCGACTAGGACTCGCGGCGGTTTTCGGCCAGTTGCGGATCGAGGGGGAGGAAACCGGAAGTCGCTCAGCCTTTGCGACCGGGTTCATTCAAGACCAATTGCTCGCGAACGGCGCTCTCGACGCCTTGAACTCCGAAGCGAGACGCGCTCTCTACCTGATCGCCGAAACCGGTCTGCGCCTCTCTGAAGCCGTCAATCTCACGAGCGATACGATCCATCTGGACGCAGATATTCCTCATGTTCAGGTCCGGCCAGACAATCGTCGCATGAAGACGCGGCAGTCGGAACGAGACATTCCGCTGGTTGGCGTTGCGCTCGCAGCGATGCAGGCACAGCCAATTGGCTTTCCTCGATATCGCGATAAGGCCGCGGGGCTGTCGGCCCTCGTCAACAAAGTCCTGGGATCACACCAGCTGCGCCCGACGTCGTCGCATTCGTTGTATTCGTTGCGTCACAGCTTCGAGGATCGGCTAACGGCCGTCGAAGCTCCTGAAAAGCTGATCGCAGCTTTGATGGGCCACAAATATTTACGCCCGAAATATGGCTCTGGTCCAAGCTTAGAGCAGAAGCGGGAGTGGCTTCGTCGGATCGCCTTTACGCCGCCTGCCTCCGTATAG
- a CDS encoding septal ring lytic transglycosylase RlpA family protein yields the protein MKAAAFPWRSSNFGCAGASIKVIGLSFGSMLMLAGCATQPGKQIALGGSGYDPKLGVYASPRVVADGEAVPRGGGSYLVGRPYVIGGRSYYPSERPSGYSVVGMASWYGDAFHGRRTANGEVFDKGSISAAHPTLPLPSYVRVTNLNNNRSMIVRVNDRGPYHGGRVMDVSQRVAESLDFRRAGTARIRVEYIGKASLGGADDQKLAATLRTDGGPAELGGFASPTRLADSSQPPAGPPSAPAQPTRVAALTTRDDSTPEEPDLRASQPRGRLSKAPTPPSRPFSIGDLLVPPTRPGSHPSAKMSARPHVAADASRSRSADN from the coding sequence ATGAAGGCCGCTGCTTTCCCTTGGCGAAGCTCCAACTTCGGTTGCGCCGGAGCGTCGATCAAGGTCATCGGCTTGTCGTTCGGTTCGATGTTGATGCTGGCGGGGTGCGCGACCCAGCCGGGAAAACAGATTGCCCTTGGTGGATCTGGTTACGATCCCAAGCTTGGCGTCTACGCAAGTCCCCGTGTGGTTGCCGATGGTGAAGCGGTGCCGCGTGGTGGTGGCTCCTACCTTGTCGGTCGCCCCTATGTGATCGGCGGCCGCTCCTACTACCCCAGCGAACGCCCCTCCGGCTATTCGGTGGTCGGCATGGCGTCCTGGTATGGCGACGCATTTCATGGACGTCGAACCGCCAATGGCGAGGTGTTCGACAAGGGCTCCATTTCGGCCGCGCATCCGACCTTGCCGCTGCCGAGCTATGTTCGAGTCACGAACCTGAACAACAATCGATCGATGATCGTGCGCGTCAATGATCGCGGGCCCTATCACGGCGGCCGCGTCATGGACGTGTCTCAGCGCGTCGCCGAATCGCTCGATTTTCGGCGCGCCGGCACGGCGCGTATCCGGGTTGAATATATTGGTAAGGCGTCGCTCGGTGGCGCGGATGACCAGAAACTCGCAGCAACGCTCAGAACCGATGGCGGTCCGGCTGAACTCGGTGGCTTCGCCAGCCCGACGCGTTTGGCAGATTCATCGCAACCGCCCGCCGGGCCCCCGAGCGCGCCGGCTCAGCCGACCCGTGTGGCAGCTCTCACGACGCGCGATGATTCGACTCCGGAGGAGCCGGATCTTCGGGCCTCGCAACCGCGGGGTCGCTTGAGCAAAGCGCCGACGCCGCCCTCGCGACCGTTCTCGATCGGCGACCTGCTGGTGCCACCGACCCGCCCCGGGTCGCATCCCTCTGCCAAAATGTCGGCGCGACCCCATGTGGCCGCTGATGCGTCACGCTCGAGGTCGGCCGACAACTGA
- a CDS encoding D-alanyl-D-alanine carboxypeptidase family protein, which translates to MSNLWSRLGRSLAAVVVSLVWTAAADAAPAAESFQTIAPYAILMDADSGAVLFEKSADTLVAPASTAKIMTAEIVFHELTEHRLKLDDLFVVSENAWRNGGAPSGGSAMFAAVNSRIRVEDLLRGLVIDSGNDAAIALAEGIAGSEDAFAARMTARARELGMEKSTFTNPWGRGDPDQKGTPREMARLAIHVITAYPAFYKYFGERDFTWNKVHQLNRNPLLTMNIGADGLKTGDIKESGYGLVGSAVQNGERLVLVVNGLRTARDRANESLKLLSWGFRSFDNKTVFAADDVIGTAQVYGGESHSVDLIADGAVKLLAPRGAAEPLTGKVLYEGPLVAPIAKGAQVAHLALYRGGAQVLDVPLRTAHSVAAGSLPNRALDAGMEVVATFIRTNVFKR; encoded by the coding sequence ATGTCAAATCTTTGGTCTCGACTCGGACGATCTTTGGCGGCTGTCGTGGTGTCGCTTGTCTGGACTGCGGCAGCCGATGCGGCTCCGGCTGCTGAATCGTTTCAGACGATCGCGCCCTATGCGATCCTGATGGATGCCGATAGTGGTGCGGTGCTCTTCGAAAAGAGCGCCGATACGCTGGTGGCTCCCGCCTCCACCGCAAAGATCATGACGGCCGAGATCGTCTTCCACGAACTGACCGAACATCGCTTGAAGCTCGATGACCTGTTCGTCGTGTCGGAAAATGCCTGGAGAAACGGCGGCGCACCGTCGGGCGGTTCGGCCATGTTCGCGGCCGTCAACAGCCGCATCCGGGTCGAGGATCTGTTGCGCGGACTCGTGATTGATTCTGGCAATGACGCGGCCATCGCACTGGCCGAAGGCATTGCCGGATCCGAGGATGCCTTTGCGGCGCGGATGACGGCGCGGGCGCGTGAACTCGGCATGGAGAAATCGACGTTCACCAACCCTTGGGGCAGGGGCGATCCGGACCAGAAGGGGACGCCGCGCGAAATGGCGCGGCTCGCCATTCACGTCATCACGGCCTACCCGGCTTTCTACAAATATTTCGGCGAACGTGATTTCACTTGGAACAAGGTGCATCAGCTCAACCGCAACCCGTTGCTGACCATGAATATCGGGGCCGACGGTCTCAAGACGGGCGACATCAAGGAGAGCGGATACGGGTTGGTCGGCTCAGCCGTGCAGAATGGCGAGCGTCTCGTCCTCGTGGTCAACGGCCTCAGGACGGCCCGGGATCGCGCCAACGAATCGTTGAAGCTGCTGTCTTGGGGGTTTCGCTCGTTCGACAACAAGACCGTGTTCGCAGCCGATGACGTCATCGGCACGGCACAGGTGTATGGGGGCGAAAGCCACAGTGTGGATCTCATCGCCGATGGAGCCGTGAAACTGCTGGCGCCGCGCGGCGCTGCGGAGCCATTGACCGGCAAGGTGCTTTACGAGGGGCCGTTGGTCGCGCCCATCGCCAAGGGCGCTCAGGTGGCGCATCTCGCATTGTACCGGGGTGGTGCTCAGGTGCTGGACGTTCCGTTGCGAACGGCGCACAGCGTCGCGGCTGGCTCCTTGCCGAACCGGGCTCTCGACGCCGGCATGGAAGTCGTCGCAACCTTCATCCGGACCAATGTCTTCAAGCGCTGA
- the tmk gene encoding dTMP kinase — protein MSSSADLNGSSPGFFITLEGGEGAGKSTQSRLLVERLAASGLEAIATREPGGTPLAETYRTALLSGAIAPLGPAAEAIAFSAARIDHLDRKIAPALARGISVVCDRFIDSTRAYQGALGQLDPRLIAALECVVVGRHRPNLTLMLDLPSEIGLARAAARRGNGAVADRFEQQDLAFHDGLRRAFLNIATEDHGRCVVIDATRPPDAVAEAIWQAVTSRLLNRRTVEREP, from the coding sequence ATGTCTTCAAGCGCTGACCTCAATGGATCGAGCCCCGGTTTCTTCATCACGCTCGAGGGAGGCGAGGGGGCCGGCAAGTCGACACAATCGCGGCTGCTCGTCGAGCGCCTGGCTGCGAGCGGTCTCGAGGCGATCGCGACGCGGGAGCCGGGCGGCACGCCGCTGGCCGAAACCTACCGGACGGCGCTGCTGTCGGGTGCCATTGCACCCTTGGGGCCCGCCGCCGAGGCGATCGCCTTTTCGGCGGCTCGCATCGATCATCTCGATCGCAAGATCGCGCCCGCTCTCGCGCGCGGCATCAGCGTGGTCTGCGACCGTTTCATCGACTCGACGAGAGCCTATCAGGGCGCGCTTGGGCAACTCGATCCGCGTCTCATCGCGGCGCTGGAATGCGTCGTCGTGGGACGCCATCGGCCCAACCTCACGTTGATGCTCGATCTGCCGAGTGAGATCGGCCTTGCTCGGGCCGCAGCCCGACGCGGCAATGGCGCGGTGGCCGACCGGTTCGAGCAGCAGGATCTTGCCTTTCACGATGGGCTGCGGCGGGCGTTCCTCAATATCGCGACGGAGGATCACGGCCGCTGCGTGGTGATCGATGCGACGCGTCCGCCCGACGCCGTGGCCGAGGCGATCTGGCAAGCCGTCACCAGCCGCCTGCTCAACCGCCGAACCGTGGAGCGCGAGCCCTGA
- a CDS encoding DNA polymerase III subunit delta', translating into MRPSSSDHAESDAIEGLPHPRDTERLFGHAEAEQGLLDAYRTRRLSHAWLIGGPRGIGKATLAWRFTRFLLANPDPDGAAVQAASDLSVPRSHPVWARLQSGGFADVAVLRREWNDKTKKIFSEIRVDDVREALQLFQRASAAGGYRICIIDSADDLNRSSANALLKVIEEPPARSLFLIVAHQPTQVMPTILSRCRKMILTGLSPDDVHGAVLATGQVGDAPAADLDAVIGRSHGSVSQTIRMLSGARLGLDRDLRQELDRLPEVDWRALHRLADRLAAAEAAEPSGIMLETVLDWLDTRVRTHAMAATPARRLAPLAEVWEKVRAAAREAEALNLDKRPLLLSIFADLAQATRMAGLS; encoded by the coding sequence ATGCGGCCGTCCAGCAGCGATCATGCGGAAAGCGATGCCATCGAGGGACTGCCGCACCCGCGCGACACCGAACGGTTGTTCGGCCATGCCGAGGCGGAGCAGGGGCTGCTCGATGCCTATCGAACCCGCCGTCTGTCGCATGCGTGGCTGATCGGTGGCCCGCGCGGCATCGGCAAAGCGACCCTGGCCTGGCGCTTCACCCGTTTCCTTCTCGCCAATCCAGACCCGGATGGTGCGGCGGTGCAGGCCGCGAGCGATCTGTCGGTTCCGCGCTCCCATCCGGTTTGGGCGCGGCTGCAGAGCGGCGGCTTCGCCGACGTCGCGGTGCTGCGCCGCGAATGGAACGACAAGACCAAAAAGATCTTCAGCGAGATCCGCGTCGACGATGTGCGGGAGGCGCTGCAATTGTTCCAACGCGCCTCGGCCGCGGGCGGATATCGGATCTGCATTATCGACAGCGCCGACGATCTCAACCGGTCGAGCGCCAATGCGCTGCTCAAGGTCATCGAGGAGCCGCCGGCGCGGTCGCTGTTCCTCATCGTGGCGCATCAGCCGACCCAGGTGATGCCGACCATCCTGTCGCGCTGCCGCAAGATGATTCTGACCGGATTGTCGCCCGACGATGTTCACGGTGCCGTCCTCGCGACGGGGCAGGTGGGAGACGCACCTGCGGCCGATCTCGATGCCGTCATTGGCCGAAGCCATGGTTCGGTGAGCCAGACGATCCGGATGCTCAGCGGCGCGCGCCTGGGGCTCGATCGCGACCTGCGCCAGGAACTCGATCGTCTGCCCGAGGTGGATTGGCGCGCGCTGCACCGGCTTGCCGACCGGCTCGCGGCCGCCGAGGCCGCGGAGCCGAGCGGCATAATGCTCGAGACGGTGCTGGATTGGCTCGACACCCGCGTTCGAACCCATGCGATGGCGGCGACACCGGCGCGCCGCCTTGCGCCGCTGGCGGAGGTATGGGAGAAAGTCCGTGCTGCGGCGCGGGAGGCCGAGGCCTTGAATTTGGATAAGAGACCTTTGCTCCTGTCCATCTTCGCCGATCTCGCGCAAGCGACCCGGATGGCTGGGCTATCCTGA
- the metG gene encoding methionine--tRNA ligase, translating into MAARPSFYITTAIPYANGAPHIGHAYERIAADVIARSKRLDGYDVLFLTGMDEHGQKMQQTAARLDLTPQALADRTARQFESVATLLNARADDIVRTTEDRHRIAAQEIWRRMQEKGDIYQSTYAGWYSIRDEAYYDEGDLVLGPEGKKLAPTGTPVEWVEEASYFFRLSSYGDRLLTLYDKQPNFIVPDKYRNEVVSFVRRGLTDLSISRTTFDWGVPVPGDPAHVMYVWVDALTNYLTGTGFPDASAERARFWPAQAHVIGKDITRFHAVFWPAFLMSADLPVPRQIVVHGFLFNRGEKMSKSTGNVVDPVTLIDTYGVDPIRYFFLREVPFGQDGNYSHEAIVNRINADLANDLGNLAQRSLSMIGKNCEGVVPRHVLLSEADQALLDAAYGLPGTVRAALRDFALHQMLADIWQVVAEANRYFASEEPWIKRKSDPERMATVLYVTAEVLRVIALLVQPFMPASMERLLDLLGVAPSARNFSDATVEHQLQSGTPLPSPVAIFPRYVEPEAAPPGSATAA; encoded by the coding sequence ATGGCTGCTCGTCCGAGCTTTTACATCACCACTGCTATTCCTTACGCCAATGGTGCACCGCACATCGGCCATGCTTACGAGCGGATCGCGGCCGACGTCATCGCGCGCAGCAAGCGGCTCGACGGTTATGACGTGCTGTTCCTGACCGGCATGGACGAGCATGGCCAGAAGATGCAGCAGACGGCGGCCCGTCTCGACTTGACGCCGCAAGCCTTAGCGGATCGCACCGCTCGGCAGTTCGAAAGCGTCGCGACTCTTCTCAATGCGCGGGCCGACGATATTGTGCGCACCACCGAGGATCGTCATCGCATCGCTGCGCAGGAGATCTGGCGGCGGATGCAAGAGAAGGGCGACATCTACCAATCCACCTACGCGGGCTGGTATTCGATCCGAGACGAAGCCTATTACGACGAAGGCGACCTCGTGCTCGGGCCAGAGGGCAAGAAACTCGCGCCGACCGGAACGCCAGTCGAATGGGTCGAGGAGGCAAGCTATTTCTTCCGCCTCTCTAGTTATGGCGACCGGCTGCTGACGCTATACGACAAGCAGCCCAATTTTATCGTGCCAGATAAATATCGCAATGAAGTTGTCAGCTTCGTCCGGCGGGGCCTCACCGATTTGTCGATCAGCCGCACGACCTTTGATTGGGGTGTGCCGGTTCCCGGTGATCCGGCGCATGTCATGTATGTGTGGGTCGATGCGTTGACCAACTATCTGACCGGGACGGGTTTTCCGGATGCTTCTGCCGAGCGCGCCCGGTTTTGGCCGGCGCAGGCGCATGTGATCGGCAAGGACATCACACGCTTTCATGCCGTCTTCTGGCCGGCGTTTTTGATGTCGGCCGACCTGCCGGTGCCGCGACAGATCGTGGTGCACGGGTTCCTGTTCAACCGCGGCGAAAAAATGTCGAAATCGACCGGCAACGTGGTCGATCCGGTGACGCTGATCGACACCTATGGGGTCGATCCGATCCGGTATTTCTTCCTCCGCGAGGTGCCGTTCGGTCAGGACGGTAATTACTCGCATGAGGCGATCGTCAATCGCATCAATGCGGATCTTGCCAACGATCTCGGCAATCTGGCGCAACGGTCGCTGTCCATGATCGGCAAGAACTGCGAGGGCGTGGTGCCGCGTCACGTGCTGCTCAGCGAGGCCGATCAGGCTTTGCTGGATGCCGCCTATGGCCTGCCCGGCACGGTAAGGGCGGCGTTGCGCGACTTTGCCTTGCATCAGATGCTGGCCGACATCTGGCAGGTGGTCGCAGAAGCCAATCGTTACTTTGCATCCGAGGAGCCTTGGATCAAGCGCAAGAGCGATCCCGAGCGGATGGCGACTGTCCTCTACGTCACCGCGGAAGTGCTGCGGGTCATCGCGCTCCTGGTGCAGCCCTTCATGCCGGCCTCGATGGAGCGATTGCTCGATCTGCTCGGAGTCGCGCCCAGCGCCCGCAATTTCTCGGACGCGACGGTCGAGCACCAATTGCAGAGTGGAACGCCGCTGCCGTCTCCCGTCGCGATCTTCCCGCGCTATGTCGAACCGGAGGCGGCGCCTCCCGGCAGCGCGACGGCGGCCTGA
- a CDS encoding TatD family hydrolase, translating to MLIDSHCHLDFPDFEVERDAIVARARAAGVERLITISTRVERFDAIRSIAERYDDVFCTVGTHPNQANEEPDVAVTRLIDLSRHPKCVAIGEAGLDYHYDDVPRDIAERVFRTHIAAARETGLPLVIHSREADDDMAMILRDEMGQGRFTAVLHCFTSSRALAQTGLDLGLYVSFSGVLTFKGSQDLRDIARDVPVDRMLVETDAPFLSPVPHRGKRNEPAYVVRTAAVLAELKGLELDAFGAATNANVLRLFSKMPPLPARAAA from the coding sequence ATGTTGATCGATAGCCATTGCCACCTGGATTTTCCCGATTTCGAGGTAGAACGGGACGCTATTGTGGCGCGCGCGCGCGCCGCGGGCGTCGAGCGCTTGATCACCATTTCGACGCGCGTCGAGCGGTTCGATGCGATCCGGTCGATCGCCGAGCGCTACGACGATGTGTTCTGCACGGTCGGGACTCATCCGAACCAGGCCAACGAGGAGCCTGACGTTGCTGTCACGCGGCTGATCGATCTATCGCGCCATCCGAAATGCGTTGCGATTGGCGAAGCTGGGCTGGATTACCATTACGACGATGTCCCGCGCGACATCGCCGAACGCGTGTTTCGCACCCATATCGCGGCTGCACGCGAGACGGGTTTGCCGTTGGTGATCCATTCGCGCGAGGCCGACGACGACATGGCCATGATCCTGCGCGACGAGATGGGGCAGGGCCGCTTCACGGCGGTGCTGCATTGCTTCACCTCCTCCCGCGCCCTGGCCCAGACCGGCCTGGACCTCGGCCTTTATGTGTCGTTTTCGGGGGTCTTGACCTTCAAGGGATCACAGGATTTGCGCGACATCGCGCGCGATGTGCCGGTCGACCGAATGTTGGTCGAAACCGACGCGCCGTTCCTCAGTCCTGTTCCGCATCGCGGCAAGCGCAATGAACCCGCCTATGTGGTTCGCACAGCCGCCGTGCTGGCCGAGCTGAAGGGCCTTGAGCTTGACGCCTTTGGCGCGGCAACCAACGCCAACGTGCTGCGCCTTTTTTCCAAGATGCCGCCGCTGCCTGCGCGGGCGGCCGCGTGA
- a CDS encoding MBL fold metallo-hydrolase: MSVTVTILGCGSSGGVPRVGQGWGACDPNEPRNRRQRCSILIERTNAAGLKTSVLVDTSPDLREQLLRAGVERLDGIVLTHPHADHTHGIDDVRALVLHMRRRIAIHMDEATAAIVRQSFGYIFETPAGSLYPPLLDETRIEAGVAFSIDGPGGRIEIMPFRLEHGEIDALGLRVGDTAYTPDVNAIPDESVTHLVALDLWIIDALRYTSHPSHFSLREALDWIARMQPTRAILTNLHNDLDYRTLIGEVPDHVEPAYDGMTVGTMLRAV, encoded by the coding sequence GTGAGCGTCACGGTGACGATCCTTGGCTGTGGGTCGTCGGGCGGCGTGCCGCGCGTCGGCCAGGGTTGGGGTGCCTGTGATCCGAACGAGCCGCGCAACCGGCGCCAACGCTGCTCGATCCTGATCGAACGGACTAATGCGGCTGGACTCAAGACCAGCGTGCTGGTCGACACCTCGCCGGATTTGCGCGAGCAATTGTTGCGAGCCGGTGTCGAGCGCCTGGACGGGATCGTCCTGACGCACCCACACGCCGATCATACCCACGGCATCGACGACGTGCGCGCGCTGGTGCTGCATATGCGACGCCGCATCGCTATTCACATGGATGAAGCGACAGCCGCCATCGTTCGGCAGAGCTTCGGCTATATTTTCGAGACGCCGGCCGGGAGCCTTTATCCGCCGCTACTGGACGAGACCCGGATCGAGGCTGGCGTGGCCTTCTCGATCGACGGTCCAGGCGGCCGCATCGAGATCATGCCGTTTCGGCTCGAACATGGTGAGATCGATGCGCTCGGGTTGCGGGTCGGCGATACGGCCTATACGCCCGACGTCAATGCCATCCCGGACGAGAGCGTCACGCATCTCGTGGCGCTCGATCTCTGGATCATCGATGCCTTGCGCTACACGAGCCACCCCAGCCATTTCTCACTCCGTGAGGCGTTGGACTGGATCGCGCGGATGCAGCCGACGCGCGCCATCCTGACCAACCTGCATAACGACCTCGACTACCGGACGTTGATCGGCGAAGTGCCGGACCATGTCGAGCCGGCCTATGATGGCATGACAGTGGGAACGATGCTCCGAGCCGTCTGA
- a CDS encoding cold-shock protein gives MSKGRDFRGPKKRGFDDDGPSPYDTRTTRPARSFGGGGFGGAPAGGGGFGGEMSSPAPTGPVVDAVVKWFKSDKGFGFVELSNGAGDAFLHIGALQSAGFETVPPGAKLKVHVGNGAKGAQVTRVIEVDTAGAQERAPQRSFDAPRAPRRAPDPSTAIEVSGKVKWFDDTKGFGFVSSNDGGKDVFVHISILGPAGLSHLAEGQPVNMRVVDTPKGREALSISVD, from the coding sequence ATGAGCAAAGGCAGAGATTTTCGGGGTCCTAAGAAGCGTGGTTTCGACGACGATGGACCCTCCCCCTATGATACGCGCACGACCCGCCCAGCTCGGAGCTTTGGCGGCGGCGGCTTCGGCGGCGCACCTGCTGGCGGTGGCGGCTTTGGCGGCGAAATGTCGTCCCCGGCACCGACGGGTCCTGTTGTCGATGCGGTCGTCAAGTGGTTCAAGTCCGACAAGGGCTTTGGCTTTGTTGAACTGTCGAACGGCGCCGGCGACGCCTTCCTGCATATCGGTGCTCTCCAGTCCGCTGGTTTCGAGACGGTCCCGCCCGGCGCGAAGCTGAAGGTCCATGTCGGCAATGGCGCCAAGGGCGCACAGGTGACCCGGGTCATCGAAGTCGATACGGCTGGCGCTCAGGAGCGTGCACCGCAACGGTCGTTCGACGCCCCGCGCGCGCCTCGTCGTGCTCCGGATCCGTCGACCGCGATCGAAGTGTCCGGCAAGGTCAAGTGGTTCGACGACACCAAGGGCTTCGGCTTCGTGTCGAGCAACGACGGTGGCAAGGATGTGTTCGTGCACATCTCGATCCTCGGTCCGGCCGGTCTGTCGCATCTCGCCGAGGGCCAGCCGGTCAACATGCGCGTCGTCGATACCCCAAAGGGTCGCGAAGCACTTTCGATCTCGGTCGACTAA
- the mazG gene encoding nucleoside triphosphate pyrophosphohydrolase codes for MSPSRDISRLLDIMAALRTPGTGCPWDLVQDFASIAPYTIEEAFEVVDAIERDDRQDLRDELGDLLLQVVFHARIAEEEGSFDFGGVVEAITTKLIQRHPHVFGNVEKLTPAEVKTLWADIKAREKADRIDKRPAPEAPAALLDDIPKNFPPLLRALKLQAKASTVGFDWNDTGAVIAKIAEELDEVRVALTSSGTAAQQDEIGDLLFAVVNLARHAGIDADTALRGTNAKFERRFGYIERTLGSQGSSLADASLDEMEALWGDAKAIERTPSPCVKRV; via the coding sequence ATGAGCCCTTCGCGGGACATCTCTCGCCTGCTCGACATCATGGCAGCGCTCAGAACACCCGGCACGGGTTGCCCATGGGATCTCGTACAGGATTTCGCTTCGATCGCGCCCTACACGATCGAAGAAGCGTTTGAGGTCGTCGACGCGATCGAGCGCGATGATCGACAGGACCTTCGCGACGAACTCGGAGACTTGCTGCTTCAGGTGGTGTTTCACGCGAGGATCGCGGAAGAAGAAGGCTCGTTCGATTTCGGCGGCGTCGTCGAGGCCATCACCACCAAGCTGATCCAACGCCATCCGCATGTCTTCGGAAACGTCGAGAAGCTGACCCCCGCTGAGGTGAAGACCCTCTGGGCCGACATCAAAGCTCGCGAGAAAGCCGACCGGATTGACAAGCGCCCTGCTCCCGAGGCGCCGGCAGCGCTTCTGGACGACATTCCTAAAAACTTTCCTCCGCTCCTCCGCGCCCTGAAACTTCAAGCAAAGGCCTCGACCGTCGGGTTCGACTGGAACGATACGGGCGCCGTCATCGCAAAGATCGCCGAGGAGCTGGACGAGGTGCGGGTCGCACTGACCTCATCCGGCACAGCGGCGCAACAGGACGAGATCGGCGACCTTCTCTTTGCGGTCGTCAATCTCGCTCGGCATGCTGGGATCGATGCCGATACGGCCTTGCGCGGCACCAACGCTAAATTCGAACGGCGGTTCGGTTACATCGAACGGACGCTCGGCTCCCAGGGGTCATCTCTCGCTGATGCGAGCCTCGATGAGATGGAAGCCCTCTGGGGCGACGCGAAGGCGATCGAACGCACGCCCTCACCCTGCGTAAAGCGGGTCTAA